From a single Bufo bufo chromosome 9, aBufBuf1.1, whole genome shotgun sequence genomic region:
- the QSOX1 gene encoding sulfhydryl oxidase 1 isoform X1: MMPGSVLRVPGVWLLLLAVLVPGGAHIYDEHDPLVSLEKGAHGLLLNSSSSWVAQFFASWCGHCQSFKSSWMVLAHDVKDWRPAVYLAVLDCAEESNTKMCKDFGVQGFPTVQFFNTYSKNPSDGIKLYNRDPDQMRQFIIDKLEAQKESPPPACPPLEPISAPEVEHFFENNDESYLALIFEEPEAYMAREVALDMVQYQGVSVRRVLKDESELVEKFKVSSFPTGFLLCKNGSVSKINLKEESRAHYTPFLRSLPGVRKVIINLVTWSADPVDDIVVRRAVNSSVIYMADLESSIHYSLRVEVARFTVLHGDRLRSLINYISVLKKYFPARPYLRRLLDYLYAWLNNRRAKLVPYKDFADAVNSKNQEQNAVLTPHADFIWCQGSKPEFRGFPCSVWTLYHLLTVRAAQLGTEQTNSLEVLKTMRGYIRSFFGCTGCAHHFEEMAKESMNSVRSLDEAIRWLWFSHNRVNKRLAGDATEDPDFPKIQWPPKELCADCQKMVGNNVTWDEPAVLRFLKTRFSENNLSYDYLEDEAVLLANQRKLNNVRRTRREAGDEETDAEEQSINEAIVPPVKAEEPEDTATETDAEEHSVNDEIAPPVKAKEPEDRATEAEEQSVKYAIAPPVKTEEPEDRATVSKEKTSPRHRPTIVKMKTFTAVQAEKEEEENIVDLDLVEHHIFPRRTLQDSNSRQNGYAIQPEKMLDLLDSEFDQEAVRARLLKRGVDENYLFGVMVENGDVNWKGRWVKMLGVGFSQLDISICVLLYFLTSMCLLAMYLYLSFRSRFRRRCLCPQP, encoded by the exons ATTGGAGGCCTGCAGTGTATCTCGCTGTGTTAGACTGTGCCGAGGAGTCCAACACCAAGATGTGTAAAGACTTCGGAGTGCAAGGATTCCCCACTGTCCAG TTCTTCAATACCTACTCGAAAAACCCATCGGATGGCATCAAGCTTTATA ATCGTGACCCCGATCAGATGAGACAGTTCATTATTGATAAACTGGAGGCACAAAAAGAGTCTCCACCCCCCGCGTGTCCTCCACTCGAGCCAATCAG CGCCCCTGAGGTCGAACATTTTTTTGAGAATAATGATGAAAGCTACCTGGCTTTGATTTTTGAAGAACCTGAAGCGTACATGGCGAGAGAG GTGGCTCTAGACATGGTGCAGTATCAGGGGGTCTCTGTACGGAGGGTACTTAAGGACGAATCTGAACTGGTAGAAAAGTTTAAGGTGTCCTCATTCCCAACTGGTTTCCTTCTGTGTAAAAATGGATCTGTTAGTAAAATTAACCT GAAGGAGGAGAGCCGGGCACATTATACACCATTTCTGCGGTCACTTCCCGGGGTGAGGAAAGTTATCATCAATCTGGTTACGTGGTCTGCAGACCCTGTGGACGACATAGTGGTCCGTAGGGCTGTGAACAG TTCGGTGATTTACATGGCAGATCTGGAGTCGTCTATCCATTACTCCCTGCGGGTGGAGGTGGCTCGGTTCACCGTGTTACATGGAGATCGTCTCCGATCGTTGATTAATTATATCTCCGTACTGAAAAAG TACTTTCCTGCTCGCCCCTACTTGCGCAGACTGCTGGATTATCTGTATGCATGGCTGAACAATCGAAGAGCAAAGCTGGTGCCGTATAAAGATTTTGCAGATGCCGTAAATAGCAAAAATCAG GAACAGAATGCGGTGCTGACTCCACATGCCGACTTCATCTGGTGTCAGGGTTCCAAACCAGAATTTCGAGGTTTTCCATGTTCTGTCTGGACGCTGTATCACTTGCTGACCGTCAGAGCTGCTCAGCTTGGAACTGAACAGACCA ATTCACTGGAGGTTTTAAAGACAATGCGAGGTTATATCCGCTCCTTCTTTGGCTGCACAGGTTGCGCTCATCACTTTGAGGAAATGGCTAAAGAATCAATGAACAGTGTCCGCAGTCTGGATGAAGCCATCAGGTGGTTGTGGTTTAGTCATAACCGGGTCAATAAGAGACTAGCAG GAGATGCAACCGAAGATCCAGATTTTCCAAAGATTCAGTGGCCTCCAAAAGAACTTTGTGCAGACTGCCAGAAAATGGTAGGTAATAACGTGACCTGGGACGAGCCTGCCGTACTCCGTTTTTTGAAGACACGTTTTTCTGAGAACAATTTATCATATGACTATTTGGAGGATGAAGCAGTCCTGTTGGCAAATCAAAGAAAACTTAATAATGTACGCAGGACCAGAAGGGAAGCTGGAGACGAAGAAACAGATGCTGAAGAACAGAGTATAAATGAGGCTATAGTCCCACCAGTCAAAGCAGAAGAACCTGAAGATACAGCTACAGAAACAGATGCTGAAGAGCATAGTGTAAATGATGAAATAGCCCCACCAGTCAAAGCAAAAGAACCTGAAGATAGAGCTACAGAAGCTGAAGAGCAGAGTGTAAAATATGCTATAGCCCCACCAGTCAAAACAGAAGAACCTGAAGATAGAGCTACAGTTTCTAAAGAAAAAACAAGTCCTCGCCATAGGCCCACCATAGTAAAAATGAAAACTTTCACAGCTGTGCAAGCTGAAAAAGAGGAAGAAGAGAACATTGTGGACTTAGATTTAGTTGAACATCATATCTTTCCTCGTAGAACATTGCAAGATTCCAACTCCCGCCAGAATGGATATGCGATTCAACCAGAGAAAATGTTGGACCTTCTCGATTCTGAGTTTGACCAAGAAGCAGTAAGGGCTCGTCTGCTTAAAAGGGGGGTGGATGAAAACTATCTCTTTGGTGTGATGGTAGAAAATGGGGATGTGAACTGGAAAGGGCGTTGGGTAAAGATGCTAGGAGTTGGGTTCTCTCAATTGGACATCAGCATCTGTGTTCTACTGTATTTCCTTACCAGCATGTGCCTACTAGCCATGTACCTGTATCTAAGTTTCCGGTCCCGGTTCAGACGGCGGTGTTTGTGTCCGCAGCCATGA